One window from the genome of Antechinus flavipes isolate AdamAnt ecotype Samford, QLD, Australia chromosome X, AdamAnt_v2, whole genome shotgun sequence encodes:
- the LOC127542864 gene encoding thioredoxin, mitochondrial-like, whose amino-acid sequence MAQRLFLTRSLASVMARKLFMRRWALPSAGVLQATPKSSGTPALNLSRLLHNSHIYKITFNIWDGPDFQEKVLNSTIPVVVDFHAQWCAPCKILGPRLEKVVAKQEGKVMMAKVDIDENTDLAIAFDVSAVPTVLAIKNGDVVDKFVGLKNEEQLEAFLKKLINC is encoded by the coding sequence ATGGCTCAACGCCTGTTTCTAACCAGATCCTTGGCTTCTGTCATGGCCAGGAAGCTATTTATGCGCCGTTGGGCTCTCCCTAGTGCTGGGGTCCTGCAGGCTACCCCCAAGAGCTCCGGCACTCCGGCCCTAAACCTCAGCCGGCTCTTACACAATTCCCACATTTATAAGATTACGTTCAACATCTGGGATGGGCCGGATTTTCAGGAAAAGGTGCTCAATAGCACCATCCCAGTGGTGGTAGATTTCCATGCCCAGTGGTGTGCCCCATGCAAGATCCTGGGACCACGACTGGAAAAGGTGGTAGCCAAGCAGGAAGGCAAGGTAATGATGGCTAAAGTGGACATTGACGAAAATACGGACCTTGCCATTGCCTTTGATGTATCCGCGGTGCCAACAGTGCTAGCCATCAAGAATGGAGATGTGGTGGACAAGTTTGTAGGACTCAAGAATGAAGAGCAGCTTGAGGCCTTCCTGAAAAAATTGATCAACTGCTGA